A genomic segment from Actinomadura hallensis encodes:
- a CDS encoding lytic murein transglycosylase, which produces MMRIWKRRLHRRSAAVAVAAAVAAAGCGTGEAEREPAPAAPPTASASPSESPLPEPNGKLPKDAEGLAADLERTHRALGPAVDEWLRADPARTGPPDAVVRLALRQQRLYRVLAKDRGLERRTVDLLPGEVAGPARDNAIAVRKILELAKPEDDLGKFRTAEPLPAGVLLEHFKDAAKRFGIDWQVLAAIMLVETKYGRIKSPSWAGAQGPMQFLPSTWRQYGMGGDIHDARDAVMGAANYLKASGAPGDYRRALHAYNPTPLYVDAVQRHARQMRRDPRAYYAYYNWQVFVVTTRGDVRITGPGARR; this is translated from the coding sequence ATGATGCGGATCTGGAAACGGCGCCTCCACCGGAGATCGGCCGCCGTGGCCGTCGCCGCGGCGGTGGCGGCGGCCGGCTGCGGCACGGGGGAGGCGGAGCGCGAACCGGCCCCCGCGGCGCCCCCGACGGCTTCGGCGTCGCCGTCGGAGTCGCCCCTTCCCGAGCCCAACGGCAAGCTGCCGAAGGACGCCGAGGGCCTCGCCGCGGACCTGGAGCGGACCCACAGGGCCCTCGGGCCCGCGGTGGACGAGTGGCTGCGCGCCGACCCCGCCCGCACCGGCCCGCCCGACGCGGTCGTGCGCCTGGCGCTGCGGCAGCAGCGGCTCTACCGGGTGCTGGCGAAGGACCGGGGCCTCGAGCGGCGCACCGTGGACCTGCTGCCCGGCGAGGTCGCCGGCCCGGCGCGCGACAACGCGATCGCCGTCCGCAAGATCCTGGAGCTGGCGAAGCCGGAGGACGACCTCGGCAAGTTCCGCACCGCTGAGCCGCTGCCGGCGGGGGTCCTGCTCGAGCACTTCAAGGACGCGGCGAAGCGGTTCGGCATCGACTGGCAGGTGCTCGCCGCCATCATGCTCGTCGAGACCAAGTACGGGCGGATCAAGTCGCCGAGCTGGGCCGGGGCGCAGGGGCCCATGCAGTTCCTGCCCTCCACCTGGCGCCAGTACGGGATGGGCGGCGACATCCACGACGCCCGCGACGCGGTGATGGGGGCCGCCAACTACCTGAAGGCCTCCGGGGCGCCGGGCGACTACCGGCGCGCGCTGCACGCCTACAACCCGACGCCCCTGTACGTCGACGCCGTCCAGCGGCACGCGCGGCAGATGAGGCGGGACCCGCGCGCCTACTACGCGTACTACAACTGGCAGGTGTTCGTGGTGACCACCCGCGGCGACGTCCGCATCACCGGGCCCGGGGCGCGCCGCTGA
- a CDS encoding ABC transporter permease — translation MTATAGGRTAPAALAPPAPARATLPRTFAAMMAREARVMRKNFVSTFVRVLVQPVMFVFVFAYVLPKLGGGAMAVPGGPTFSTILLPGLVGSSIIMQAMMAVIFPLMMELNWQKSITDRALAPVPIPLLAVQKIIAAAVQGLIGGLLVFPAVLFIHAEGEAPSVHVADWPVLILVMVAGSLMSAAGGLLLGTLLNPQKVQVLFGMVLLPMTMLGCVYYPWSALDGIRWLQVASLFNPLVYVSEGLRSALTPDVPHMPAWAFLLAIVGGTVLLTWAATRTFTKRVLT, via the coding sequence ATGACCGCGACCGCGGGCGGCCGGACCGCCCCCGCCGCGCTCGCCCCGCCGGCCCCGGCGCGGGCGACGCTGCCCCGCACCTTCGCCGCGATGATGGCGCGCGAGGCGCGGGTGATGCGCAAGAACTTCGTGTCCACGTTCGTCCGGGTGCTGGTGCAGCCGGTCATGTTCGTCTTCGTGTTCGCCTACGTCCTGCCCAAGCTCGGCGGCGGCGCGATGGCGGTGCCGGGCGGGCCGACGTTCTCCACGATCCTGCTGCCGGGCCTCGTGGGGTCGTCCATCATCATGCAGGCCATGATGGCGGTGATCTTCCCGCTGATGATGGAGCTGAACTGGCAGAAGTCCATCACCGACCGGGCGCTGGCGCCGGTGCCGATCCCGCTGCTGGCCGTCCAGAAGATCATCGCGGCGGCCGTCCAGGGGCTGATCGGCGGGCTGCTCGTGTTCCCCGCCGTGCTGTTCATCCACGCCGAGGGCGAGGCGCCCAGCGTGCACGTCGCCGACTGGCCCGTGCTGATCCTGGTCATGGTCGCCGGGTCGCTGATGTCGGCCGCGGGCGGCCTGCTGCTCGGCACGCTGCTGAACCCGCAGAAGGTCCAGGTGCTGTTCGGGATGGTGCTGCTGCCGATGACGATGCTCGGCTGCGTCTACTACCCGTGGTCGGCGCTGGACGGCATCCGCTGGCTGCAGGTCGCCAGCCTGTTCAACCCGCTCGTGTACGTCAGCGAGGGGCTGCGCAGCGCCCTCACCCCGGACGTCCCGCACATGCCGGCGTGGGCGTTCCTGCTGGCCATCGTCGGCGGGACGGTCCTGCTGACGTGGGCGGCGACCCGCACCTTCACCAAGCGGGTGCTGACCTGA
- a CDS encoding ABC transporter ATP-binding protein yields the protein MTGPSEAAVRTAGLEKTYPPSGPRPAVPAVRGIDLDVPRGEFFGLLGPNGAGKSTTIGMLTTLVVPTGGSARVCGLDVVRDAVEIKRRIGVVSQSNTLDSDLTVAENLEFRGRYFGLTAREARARAAELLELFGLTEQRGGNPFEISGGQAKRVMICRALMHGPEVLFLDEPTAGLDPQTRTNLWEVLRGLQAAGQTIVLTTHYMEEAEALCDRVAVVDHGEILASGTVDELKSGAGADTVITVSYDAPVPDTIKALADREGVGKVEINDGQVRVFAAEPEGLLGELVSIGADAGIGVTDASQLRPSLETVFLTLTGRDYRE from the coding sequence ATGACCGGACCCTCGGAGGCGGCCGTCCGCACGGCCGGCCTGGAGAAGACCTATCCCCCCTCGGGGCCGCGGCCCGCGGTGCCCGCCGTGCGGGGCATCGACCTGGACGTCCCGCGCGGCGAGTTCTTCGGGCTGCTCGGCCCGAACGGCGCGGGGAAGTCCACCACGATCGGCATGCTCACCACCCTCGTCGTCCCCACCGGCGGCAGCGCGCGGGTCTGCGGGCTGGACGTGGTGCGGGACGCCGTCGAGATCAAGCGGCGCATCGGGGTGGTGTCGCAGAGCAACACCCTCGACAGCGACCTGACCGTCGCCGAGAACCTGGAGTTCCGGGGCCGGTACTTCGGGCTCACCGCCCGCGAGGCGCGCGCCCGCGCCGCCGAGCTGCTGGAGCTGTTCGGCCTGACCGAGCAGCGCGGCGGCAACCCGTTCGAGATCTCGGGCGGCCAGGCCAAGCGCGTCATGATCTGCCGGGCCCTCATGCACGGCCCCGAGGTCCTGTTCCTGGACGAGCCGACCGCCGGGCTGGACCCGCAGACCCGCACCAACCTGTGGGAGGTGCTGCGCGGGCTCCAGGCCGCCGGGCAGACCATCGTGCTGACCACCCACTACATGGAGGAGGCCGAGGCCCTCTGCGACAGGGTCGCGGTCGTCGACCACGGCGAGATCCTCGCGAGCGGGACCGTGGACGAGCTGAAGTCCGGGGCGGGCGCCGACACCGTCATCACCGTCTCCTACGACGCCCCCGTGCCGGACACGATCAAGGCGCTCGCCGACCGGGAGGGCGTCGGCAAGGTCGAGATCAACGACGGCCAGGTGCGCGTCTTCGCCGCCGAGCCCGAGGGCCTCCTCGGCGAGCTCGTCTCGATCGGCGCCGACGCGGGGATCGGCGTCACCGACGCCAGCCAGCTGCGGCCCAGCCTGGAGACCGTCTTCCTCACCCTCACCGGAAGGGACTACCGCGAATGA
- a CDS encoding MarR family winged helix-turn-helix transcriptional regulator, giving the protein MENLGFGEFTAFPAREEWPIGRLFGLASRLSGPVVWRIIERHGISPTGFFLLRMLIVEDGLRPGEVARRLLVSPATVTSVVDTLERNGHVRRERSHRDRRGVMLRITDSGRRLIAEKSGPVGRDLARLYDVVDEGDEAAVRRFLLNLIERFENHSREPGTHPREPENRPHEKEAEGDGA; this is encoded by the coding sequence GTGGAGAACCTCGGCTTCGGCGAGTTCACGGCGTTCCCGGCGCGGGAGGAGTGGCCGATCGGGCGGCTGTTCGGGCTGGCGTCCCGGCTGTCCGGTCCCGTCGTGTGGCGGATCATCGAGCGGCACGGCATCAGCCCGACCGGGTTCTTCCTGCTGCGGATGCTCATCGTCGAGGACGGCCTGCGCCCCGGCGAGGTCGCCAGGCGGCTGCTGGTCAGCCCCGCCACGGTCACCTCGGTGGTCGACACCCTGGAGCGCAACGGGCACGTGCGGCGCGAACGCTCCCACCGGGACCGGCGCGGCGTCATGCTGCGCATCACCGACTCCGGCCGGCGGCTCATCGCCGAGAAGTCCGGCCCGGTCGGCCGGGACCTGGCGCGCCTCTACGACGTCGTGGACGAGGGCGACGAGGCCGCCGTCCGCAGGTTCCTGCTCAACCTGATCGAGCGGTTCGAGAACCACTCCCGCGAACCCGGCACCCATCCCCGCGAACCCGAGAACCGACCCCACGAGAAGGAAGCGGAGGGAGACGGCGCATGA
- the argC gene encoding N-acetyl-gamma-glutamyl-phosphate reductase yields the protein MGIRTAVAGASGYAGGELLRILTAHPEFEIGALTAGSNAGTELGAHQPHLRSLAGRVLAETDPGVLEGHDVVFLALPHGKSAEIAERLGEDVLVVDCGADHRLTDPAQWEKFYGTPHAGSWPYGLPELPGHREALRSARRIAVPGCYPTAVSLALFPAFAAGLAEPDVVVVAASGTSGAGRALKPHLLGSEVMGSVSAYGVGGSHRHTPEMVQNLSAVAGEPVTVSFTPTLAPMSRGILATCTAKARPGATAAALRAAYAEAYDGEPFLELLPEGRWPATSMTLGANTVLVQVALDEDAGRIVVVAAVDNLTKGTAGGAVQSANLALGLPEELGLTTIGVSP from the coding sequence ATGGGAATCCGGACGGCGGTCGCCGGCGCCAGCGGTTACGCGGGCGGCGAGCTGCTGCGCATCCTGACGGCACATCCAGAGTTCGAGATCGGCGCGCTGACGGCGGGCTCCAACGCGGGCACCGAGCTGGGCGCGCACCAGCCCCACCTGCGATCCCTGGCCGGGCGCGTCCTGGCCGAGACCGATCCCGGCGTGCTCGAGGGCCACGACGTGGTGTTCCTGGCGCTGCCGCACGGGAAGTCCGCGGAGATCGCCGAGCGGCTGGGCGAGGACGTCCTGGTCGTCGACTGCGGCGCCGACCACCGGCTCACCGACCCGGCCCAGTGGGAGAAGTTCTACGGGACGCCCCACGCCGGGAGCTGGCCGTACGGGCTTCCGGAGCTGCCCGGCCACCGCGAGGCGCTGCGGTCGGCCCGGCGGATCGCCGTGCCCGGCTGCTACCCGACGGCGGTGTCGCTCGCGCTGTTCCCCGCGTTCGCCGCGGGGCTCGCCGAGCCCGACGTCGTCGTGGTCGCCGCGTCAGGCACCTCCGGAGCCGGGCGGGCCCTCAAGCCGCACCTGCTGGGCAGCGAGGTCATGGGGTCGGTCTCCGCCTACGGCGTCGGCGGCTCGCACCGGCACACGCCCGAGATGGTGCAGAACCTCAGCGCCGTCGCGGGCGAGCCGGTCACGGTCTCGTTCACCCCGACGCTCGCGCCGATGAGCCGCGGCATCCTCGCCACCTGCACGGCGAAGGCCCGCCCCGGCGCGACCGCCGCGGCGCTGCGCGCCGCCTACGCCGAGGCGTACGACGGCGAGCCGTTCCTCGAGCTGCTCCCCGAGGGGCGGTGGCCCGCCACGTCCATGACGCTCGGCGCGAACACCGTCCTCGTGCAGGTCGCCCTCGACGAGGACGCCGGGCGCATCGTCGTGGTCGCCGCCGTCGACAACCTCACCAAGGGCACCGCGGGCGGCGCGGTGCAGAGCGCCAACCTCGCCCTCGGCCTCCCCGAAGAACTCGGCCTCACCACGATCGGAGTCTCCCCTTGA
- the argJ gene encoding bifunctional glutamate N-acetyltransferase/amino-acid acetyltransferase ArgJ, with the protein MSVTAPQGFRAAGVVAGLKDSGNRDVALVVNDGPSRAAAGVFTRNRVKAAPVLWSEQVLKGGRVRAVVLNAGGANACTGAPGFQDAHATAEKVAELLDDSAGEIAVCSTGLIGVRLPMDLLLPGVAKAADELSRGDGGLAAADAIRTTDTVAKIAFRQGPGGYMIGAMAKGAGMLAPSLATMLCVITTDADLPAETLDRALRAATSVTLDRLDSDGCMSTNDTVLLMASGAAGVTPDEAEFTALLTEVCADLTRQLLVDAEGASKAIAIEVVGAASTDDAVTVGRSIARNNLLKCAIHGEDPNWGRVLSAVGTTDAVFEPDHLNVAINGVWVCRNGASGDDRDKVDLRPRDVTITVDLSSGPHSATVWTTDLTADYVHENSAYST; encoded by the coding sequence TTGAGCGTCACCGCCCCGCAGGGCTTCCGCGCCGCCGGCGTCGTCGCCGGGCTCAAGGACAGCGGGAACCGCGACGTCGCCCTCGTCGTCAACGACGGGCCGTCCCGCGCCGCCGCCGGCGTCTTCACCCGCAACCGCGTCAAGGCCGCGCCCGTGCTGTGGTCGGAGCAGGTCCTCAAGGGCGGCCGGGTCCGCGCCGTCGTGCTGAACGCCGGCGGCGCCAACGCCTGCACCGGCGCCCCGGGCTTCCAGGACGCCCACGCCACCGCCGAGAAGGTCGCCGAGCTGCTGGACGACTCGGCGGGCGAGATCGCGGTGTGCTCCACCGGCCTCATCGGCGTGCGGCTCCCGATGGACCTGCTGCTGCCCGGCGTCGCCAAGGCCGCCGACGAGCTGTCGCGCGGGGACGGCGGCCTCGCCGCCGCCGACGCGATCCGCACCACCGACACCGTCGCCAAGATCGCGTTCCGGCAGGGCCCCGGCGGCTACATGATCGGCGCGATGGCGAAGGGCGCGGGCATGCTGGCCCCGTCGCTGGCCACCATGCTGTGCGTCATCACCACCGACGCCGACCTGCCCGCCGAGACCCTCGACCGGGCGCTGCGCGCCGCCACCTCCGTCACCCTCGACCGGCTCGACTCCGACGGCTGCATGTCCACCAACGACACCGTCCTGCTGATGGCCTCGGGCGCCGCGGGGGTCACCCCGGACGAGGCCGAGTTCACCGCGCTGCTCACCGAGGTGTGCGCGGACCTCACCCGGCAGCTCCTCGTGGACGCCGAGGGCGCCTCCAAGGCGATCGCCATAGAGGTCGTGGGCGCCGCGAGCACCGACGACGCGGTCACCGTCGGGCGCTCCATCGCCCGCAACAACCTGCTCAAGTGCGCGATCCACGGCGAGGACCCGAACTGGGGCAGGGTGCTGTCGGCGGTCGGCACCACCGACGCGGTGTTCGAGCCGGACCACCTCAACGTCGCGATCAACGGGGTCTGGGTGTGCCGCAACGGAGCCTCCGGCGACGACCGCGACAAGGTCGACCTGCGTCCCCGCGACGTGACGATCACCGTCGACCTGTCGTCCGGCCCGCACAGCGCGACGGTCTGGACGACCGACCTCACGGCCGACTACGTCCACGAGAACTCGGCGTACTCGACATGA
- the argB gene encoding acetylglutamate kinase, which translates to MGRAETLIKALPWLERFHGKTVVIKYGGHAMTDEALRHSFAEDVVFLRYAGLKPVIVHGGGPQINEALARNGIDSTFTAGLRVTTPEAMEVVRMVLTGQVQRDVVGLINRHGPFALGMSGEDANLFIAERKHAVVDGERVDIGQVGEIVEVQVGAVRALLDDGRIPVVSSVARGDDGEIYNVNADTAAAALAVALDAAKLVVLTDVEGLYADWPASDDVIDSLTTDELAELLPELSSGMVPKMEACLAAVRGGVPRAHVLDGRVPHSLLLEIFTDEGIGTMVLPGAQGSESS; encoded by the coding sequence ATGGGCAGGGCGGAGACGCTGATCAAGGCGCTGCCGTGGCTGGAGCGGTTCCACGGCAAGACCGTCGTGATCAAGTACGGCGGGCACGCGATGACCGACGAGGCGCTGCGGCACTCGTTCGCCGAGGACGTGGTGTTCCTGCGCTACGCCGGGCTGAAGCCGGTGATCGTGCACGGCGGCGGCCCGCAGATCAACGAGGCGCTCGCCCGCAACGGCATCGACTCGACGTTCACCGCCGGGCTCCGGGTGACCACGCCCGAGGCCATGGAGGTCGTCCGGATGGTGCTGACCGGGCAGGTGCAGCGCGACGTCGTCGGGCTGATCAACCGGCACGGGCCGTTCGCGCTCGGCATGTCCGGCGAGGACGCGAACCTGTTCATCGCCGAGCGCAAGCACGCCGTGGTGGACGGGGAGCGCGTCGACATCGGCCAGGTCGGCGAGATCGTCGAGGTCCAGGTCGGGGCCGTCCGGGCGCTGCTGGACGACGGCCGGATCCCGGTGGTCTCCAGCGTGGCGCGCGGCGACGACGGCGAGATCTACAACGTCAACGCCGACACGGCCGCCGCCGCGCTGGCCGTCGCACTCGACGCGGCGAAGCTGGTCGTGCTGACCGACGTGGAGGGCCTGTACGCGGACTGGCCCGCCAGCGACGACGTGATCGACAGCCTCACCACGGACGAGCTGGCGGAACTGTTGCCGGAGCTGTCCTCGGGAATGGTGCCCAAGATGGAGGCGTGCCTGGCGGCCGTGCGCGGGGGAGTCCCGCGGGCCCACGTCCTCGACGGGCGGGTCCCCCACTCGCTGCTTCTGGAGATCTTCACCGACGAAGGGATCGGAACGATGGTGCTGCCCGGTGCTCAGGGGAGTGAGTCTTCATGA
- a CDS encoding acetylornithine transaminase — protein sequence MSEANRGARGGVPPQAAPSGLRERFEAAFMPNYGVPPLALARGQGCRVWDTGGREYLDLIAGIAVSSLGHAHPALVEAVSSQVAALAHTSNLYLHEGEVLLAERLLELLGGDGRVFFANSGTEANECALKLALKYGKANGRSYVVAAENGFHGRTMGALSVTGKTSIREPFGPFGVDVRFVPYGDADALKAAVDEKCAAVFLEPTQGEAGVVPPPAGYFTAVREICDATGALFVADEIQSGIGRTGTWFAFQHEESAKPDVLTLAKGLGGGLPIGACVAFGPHGALFAKGDHGSTFGGNPVAVAAALAVLTTIEKDGLLANAVKVGDVLAAGIESAGHPLLAGVRGRGLWRAAVLTGPHAAAAEVAARDAGFLVNAVAPVALRLAPPLVLTEEQARSFTDALPAILDAAAPEEGG from the coding sequence ATGAGCGAAGCGAACCGGGGGGCGCGGGGGGGCGTCCCCCCGCAGGCGGCTCCGAGCGGCCTCAGGGAGCGGTTCGAGGCCGCGTTCATGCCGAACTACGGCGTCCCGCCGCTCGCGCTTGCGCGCGGGCAGGGCTGCCGGGTCTGGGACACCGGCGGGCGCGAGTACCTCGACCTGATCGCGGGCATCGCGGTCAGCTCGCTCGGGCACGCCCACCCCGCCCTCGTCGAGGCGGTGTCGTCGCAGGTCGCGGCGCTGGCCCACACCTCCAACCTGTACCTGCACGAGGGCGAGGTGCTGCTGGCGGAGCGGCTGCTGGAGCTGCTCGGCGGCGACGGCCGGGTGTTCTTCGCCAACAGCGGCACCGAGGCCAACGAGTGCGCGCTCAAGCTCGCCCTCAAGTACGGCAAGGCGAACGGCCGGTCGTACGTCGTCGCGGCGGAGAACGGCTTCCACGGCCGGACCATGGGGGCGCTGTCGGTGACGGGGAAGACGTCGATCCGGGAGCCGTTCGGCCCGTTCGGCGTCGACGTCCGGTTCGTCCCCTACGGTGACGCGGACGCGCTGAAGGCCGCGGTGGACGAGAAGTGCGCGGCGGTGTTCCTGGAGCCGACGCAGGGGGAGGCGGGCGTCGTCCCGCCGCCCGCCGGCTACTTCACCGCGGTCCGCGAGATCTGCGACGCCACGGGCGCGCTGTTCGTCGCCGACGAGATCCAGTCGGGGATCGGCCGCACCGGCACGTGGTTCGCCTTCCAGCACGAGGAGAGCGCGAAGCCCGACGTCCTCACGCTGGCGAAGGGGCTCGGCGGGGGCCTGCCGATCGGCGCGTGCGTCGCGTTCGGCCCGCACGGCGCCCTGTTCGCCAAGGGGGACCACGGCAGCACGTTCGGCGGGAACCCGGTCGCGGTCGCCGCGGCCCTCGCGGTCCTCACCACGATCGAGAAGGACGGCCTGCTCGCCAACGCCGTGAAGGTCGGCGACGTCCTGGCCGCCGGCATCGAGTCCGCCGGCCACCCGCTGCTCGCGGGCGTCCGGGGTCGGGGGCTGTGGCGCGCCGCCGTCCTCACCGGCCCGCACGCCGCCGCCGCGGAGGTCGCCGCCCGCGACGCCGGCTTCCTGGTCAACGCGGTCGCGCCGGTCGCGCTGCGGCTGGCCCCGCCGCTGGTCCTCACCGAGGAGCAGGCGCGGTCGTTCACCGACGCGCTCCCCGCGATCCTCGACGCCGCGGCGCCCGAGGAGGGGGGATGA
- the argF gene encoding ornithine carbamoyltransferase encodes MPRHFLRDDDLSPAEQAEVLDLAAEVKKDRFGFRPLEGPRSVAVLFDKPSTRTRISFAVGIAELGGHALVMDAGTSQLGRGETIADTARVLERQVSAIVWRTAGQERIEEMAAGTAVPVVNALTDEFHPCQVLADLQTVREAKGGLAGVVLAYFGDGANNMAHSYLLGGATAGMHVRIAAPASMRPDPAVVARATEIAAATGGSVTVTDDAAAAAAGADVLATDTWVSMGQDGKDTSLYEPYAVNEDLLARAASDAIVLHCLPAYRGKEIAASVLDGPRSRVWDEAENRLHAQKALLVWLLERSP; translated from the coding sequence ATGCCCAGGCACTTCCTCCGTGACGACGACCTGAGCCCCGCCGAGCAGGCCGAGGTGCTGGACCTGGCCGCCGAGGTGAAGAAGGACCGCTTCGGGTTCCGGCCGCTGGAGGGCCCGAGGTCCGTCGCGGTGCTGTTCGACAAGCCGTCCACCCGGACCCGGATCTCCTTCGCCGTGGGCATCGCCGAGCTCGGCGGCCACGCCCTGGTGATGGACGCGGGCACCAGCCAGCTCGGCCGCGGCGAGACCATCGCCGACACCGCCCGCGTCCTGGAGCGCCAGGTCAGCGCCATCGTGTGGCGGACGGCGGGGCAGGAGCGCATCGAGGAGATGGCCGCCGGCACCGCCGTGCCCGTCGTCAACGCCCTCACCGACGAGTTCCACCCCTGCCAGGTCCTCGCCGACCTGCAGACTGTGCGGGAGGCGAAGGGCGGACTCGCCGGCGTGGTGCTCGCCTACTTCGGCGACGGCGCCAACAACATGGCGCACTCGTACCTGCTCGGCGGCGCCACCGCCGGGATGCACGTCCGGATCGCCGCGCCCGCGTCGATGCGGCCCGACCCCGCCGTGGTGGCCCGCGCCACCGAGATCGCCGCCGCGACCGGCGGGTCCGTGACCGTCACCGACGACGCCGCGGCGGCCGCGGCTGGCGCCGACGTCCTCGCGACCGACACGTGGGTGTCGATGGGCCAGGACGGCAAGGACACCTCGCTGTACGAGCCGTACGCCGTGAACGAGGACCTGCTCGCCCGCGCCGCCTCCGACGCGATCGTCCTGCACTGCCTGCCCGCCTACCGCGGGAAGGAGATCGCCGCGTCCGTCTTGGACGGCCCGCGGAGCCGGGTCTGGGACGAGGCGGAGAACCGGCTGCACGCCCAGAAGGCGCTGCTCGTCTGGCTGCTGGAGCGTTCCCCGTGA
- a CDS encoding arginine repressor, with amino-acid sequence MTKAARHARIIELLSRHPVHSQGELAKLLADEGVDVTQATLSRDLVEIGAVRLRADDGSLIYAVPGEGGERIRRARTGSAETFTGRLSRLAAELLVSAEASANLVMVRTPPGAAQYLASAIDHAEWPSILGTVAGDDSILVIARDPDGGDEVAQALLKLTDGRERRG; translated from the coding sequence ATGACCAAGGCGGCCCGGCACGCCCGGATCATCGAGCTGCTGAGCAGGCACCCCGTCCACTCGCAGGGCGAGCTCGCCAAGCTCCTCGCGGACGAGGGCGTCGACGTCACCCAGGCCACGCTGTCGCGCGACCTGGTCGAGATCGGCGCGGTGCGGCTGCGCGCCGACGACGGCAGCCTGATCTACGCCGTCCCCGGGGAGGGCGGCGAGCGGATCCGGCGGGCCCGCACCGGCTCCGCCGAGACGTTCACCGGACGGCTCTCCCGGCTCGCCGCGGAGCTGCTGGTCTCGGCCGAGGCGTCGGCCAACCTGGTCATGGTGCGGACCCCGCCCGGGGCCGCCCAGTACCTGGCGTCGGCGATCGACCACGCCGAATGGCCGTCCATCCTCGGCACCGTCGCGGGCGACGACTCCATCCTCGTCATCGCCCGCGACCCGGACGGCGGAGACGAGGTCGCCCAGGCGCTCCTCAAACTGACCGACGGGCGCGAACGACGAGGCTAG
- a CDS encoding argininosuccinate synthase: protein MSERVVLAYSGGLDTSVAIPYLAEQTGGEVIAVAVDVGQGGEDLETIRKRALACGAAEAVVVDAREEFAADFCVPAMQANALYMDRYPLLSALSRPLIVKHLVAAAEQFGGTTVSHGCTGKGNDQVRFEAGLSALNPDLKVIAPARDFAWTRDKAIAFAEDKGLPIDVSAKSPYSIDQNLWGRAVETGYLEDIWNAPEEDVYDYTADPSAQREPDEVVITFASGVPVALDGRSLTPYQIIEELNRRAGAQGVGRIDMVEDRLVGIKSREIYEAPAAIALITAHMELENVTVERDLARFKRSVDQRWGELVYDGLWFSPLKEALDAFIADAQKHVSGDVRMTLHGGRAVVTGRRSDASLYSYDLATYDTGDAFDQSLAKGFVELWSLPSKIAAKRDREA, encoded by the coding sequence ATGAGCGAGCGCGTCGTACTGGCGTACTCCGGCGGCCTGGACACCTCCGTCGCCATCCCGTACCTCGCCGAGCAGACCGGCGGGGAGGTCATCGCGGTGGCCGTCGACGTCGGCCAGGGCGGCGAGGACCTCGAGACCATCCGCAAGCGGGCCCTCGCGTGCGGCGCGGCCGAGGCCGTCGTCGTGGACGCCAGGGAGGAGTTCGCCGCGGACTTCTGCGTCCCCGCCATGCAGGCCAACGCCCTCTACATGGACCGCTACCCGCTGCTGTCGGCGCTGTCCCGGCCGCTGATCGTCAAGCACCTGGTGGCGGCCGCGGAGCAGTTCGGCGGCACCACCGTGTCGCACGGCTGCACCGGCAAGGGCAACGACCAGGTCCGCTTCGAGGCCGGCCTGTCCGCCCTGAACCCCGACCTGAAGGTCATCGCGCCCGCCCGCGACTTCGCCTGGACGCGGGACAAGGCGATCGCGTTCGCCGAGGACAAGGGCCTCCCGATCGACGTGTCCGCCAAGTCGCCGTACTCCATCGACCAGAACCTGTGGGGCCGGGCCGTCGAGACCGGGTACCTGGAGGACATCTGGAACGCCCCGGAGGAGGACGTCTACGACTACACCGCCGACCCGTCCGCGCAGCGCGAGCCCGACGAGGTCGTCATCACCTTCGCGTCCGGCGTGCCCGTCGCGCTCGACGGCCGCTCCCTCACCCCGTACCAGATCATCGAGGAGCTGAACCGCCGCGCCGGCGCCCAGGGCGTCGGCCGCATCGACATGGTCGAGGACCGCCTCGTCGGCATCAAGAGCCGCGAGATCTACGAGGCGCCCGCCGCGATCGCGCTCATCACCGCGCACATGGAGCTGGAGAACGTCACCGTTGAACGCGACCTCGCCCGCTTCAAGCGGTCCGTCGACCAGCGGTGGGGCGAGCTCGTCTACGACGGCCTGTGGTTCTCGCCGCTCAAGGAGGCCCTGGACGCGTTCATCGCCGACGCGCAGAAGCACGTGTCGGGCGACGTCCGGATGACGCTGCACGGCGGCCGCGCCGTCGTCACCGGCCGCCGCAGCGACGCGTCCCTCTACAGCTACGACCTCGCCACCTACGACACCGGCGACGCCTTCGACCAGAGCCTCGCCAAGGGCTTCGTCGAGCTGTGGAGCCTGCCCTCCAAGATCGCCGCGAAGCGCGACCGGGAGGCCTGA